The genomic window AATCGCCTTTGTACCATTCATCAAGCTGAAATTCTTGTTGAAAATCTTCAATTAACTTCGCCGGTAAATCTGCAAAAATATTAGCTTGCTTTACTAAAACTGGGCTGGCTTTTTGAGGTAGATGAGTAGCGTCTTTATTCATAAGAGTAGTATTTAAGCCATAGCGGGCACGATTAGTTTTATTCTACCCTTTGTATCTATAGAGCAAAAGACAATGTTGCTTTTTAAATTTCTATACTATTCCTCACGTTAATCTGCTGACTTTTAACTTATAAAGCCTAGATATTATAAAAATTATAAAATGATCGTTACTGTCATATTTGTGACAGAAGCATTTTATGACCTTAGCTATTATAGCGCCACTAACCAAACATCTAACCTTAAAACATCAACGTTAGTTTGTTTATACGGTCAAACTGCTTGCTGGATAATGACCATAAAGCATTAGACCTTTTTTAATAAATAATAGGTAATTATTATGTCTAAGATTATTGGTATAGATTTAGGTACAACAAATTCATGTGTAGCTGTTATGGAAGGTGGCGTTGCTAAAATTATTGAAAATGCAGAGGGTAGCCGCACCACTCCGTCAATTGTTGCTTATGCAAACGAGGAAACATTAGCGGGCCAACCGGCAAAAAGACAAGCCGTTACCAACTCTAAAAATACATTATTTGCGATTAAACGCTTAATTGGTCGTAAATTTGATGATAAAGAAGTACAAAAAGATATTAAGTTAGCCCCTTATAAAATTGTCAAAGCAGACAATGGTGATGCTTGGGTTGAAGTTAATGGTAAAAAATTATCACCACAAGAAGTATCAGCGCAAATTTTACGTAAATTGAAAAAAGATGCTGAAGCCTATTTAGGTGAAACGGTTACCGAAGCGGTTATTACTGTCCCCGCTTATTTTAATGATTCACAACGCCAAGCAACCAAAGATGCCGGTAAAATTGCTGGACTTAATGTCAAGCGTATTATTAATGAACCAACAGCTGCTGCATTAGCCTACGGCGTTGATAAAAATAACAAAGCTGACCAGAAAGTGGTGGTTTATGATTTAGGTGGCGGTACCTTCGATATTTCAATTATTGAAATTTCTAATGTAGACGGCGAAAAACAATTCGAAGTATTAGCAACCAATGGTGATACCTTTTTAGGTGGCGAAGACTTTGATTTACGCCTGATTAACTACCTTGCTGATGAATTTAAAAAAGAAAGTGGTATTGATATTCACCAAGACCCATTAGCGTTACAGCGTATTAAAGAAGCGGCTGAAAAAGCAAAAATAGAGTTGTCATCAGCACTACAAACTGACGTGAACTTACCGTATGTTACTGCTGATGCTAGTGGTCCTAAACATTTAAACGTACAAATTACCCGAGCAAAATTAGAGTCTTTGGTTGATGACTTAGTGAAAAAGACTATCGCTCCGTGTGACCAAGCACTTAAAGATGCTGGCTTAAGTAAAGGTGATATTGATGAAATTATTTTGGTAGGTGGTCAGTCACGTATGCCAAAAGTACAAGAAGCAGTTAAAACCTTCTTTGGTAAAGAGCCTCGTAAAGATGTTAACCCAGATGAAGCAGTGGCTATTGGTGCAGCGATTCAAGCAGGTGTGTTATCAGGAACGGTCGGTGATGTGTTATTACTTGATGTAACGCCATTATCACTAGGTATTGAAACTTTAGGCGGCGTAATGACTAAGCTTATTGATAAAAACACTACAATACCAACACGTGCTTCTGAAACATTCTCTACGGCCGAAGATAATCAAGCCGCGGTAACTGTGCATGTATTGCAAGGTCAGCGTGAAATGGCAACAGATAATAAATCGTTAGGTCAATTTAACTTAACAGATATTAACCCCGGTCCTCGTGGCTCGGTGCAAGTTGAAGTCACTTTTGATATTGATGCAGATGGTATTTTAAATGTCTCAGCAAAAGATAAAGCAACCGGTAAAGAGCAGAGTATTAAAATTACGGCATCAAGTGGTTTAACTGAAGATGAAGTTAATCGCATGGTCGACGATGCCCAGAAGCACGCAACTGAAGATAAGCAAAAACGTGAGTTAGTTGAACAACGCAACCAAGCCGATCAATTGATTCATACGGTACAAACGTCAATGACTAGCTTGAGTGAAGATCAACAAGCCGAGCTTAAAACATTAATTGAGCAATTAAAAATGGCCGTTAATGGCAATGATAAAGCGGCGATAGAAATGCGACAAAAAGCATTACAAGAAGCGCACAGTAAAATAATGCAAGCTTCACAATCACAAGCAGAACAGCCTCAAGGTGATGCGGCTAATGATAGTGCTAAAAACGAAGATGTTATTGACGCAGACTTTGAAGAAGTGAGTAATGGTTAATCAATGAGTGGTGGCTGATAAGGTAAGTTAACCGCTTATTTATCATAATACTGTATAAAAACAAAACCTCTAATATTAATTATTAGGGGTTTTTTATTATGATAAAATAAACAGTTAACTATTTTAAGAGGTATAGAGCTTTTCTGTTCTTTCGTCGATACATTCATATGAACCCATCTCAAATTCTCGACAAACCCAAGGTCTATTTTCGTAAATAGAACACAATAATGTATCTCTGTTTAACGCTGAGCACAGACCATCATCAAGTCGTAACATTGATTCGTGTCCATGGTCATCAATATAGATATGCCGATAAGGCACACCGGTATCTGAAATAATTCTAACTTCTAAGCTACAGCAACATGCCTGGCAATTTGCACAGGTGACTTCGGGAACGGGAATATTTTTTACTTCAATGTTCATAATAAATAATAAATAACAATAAACTTAATGGTGAGTAGGATACGCTAAACCGCTAAGCTTCTCGAGCAAATAGAAGCTGATGGGGCAAATAGCAGACATAAAAAGAACTGATTAAAGCATTGCTCTGCAAAACAGCCACAATATTTTGTACAACTTGGAGACGCTATTGCCTCTCAATACTAACGTTAGAAATCAAAATGTTTAAAGAAAACATCATAAATGACCTTTTCTACTTCAGTTCCATAACAACGCGTATGCTTAAATTCGCCATCTTCTTCGTAAACACTAGAGTTGTAGATAATATATTTAATTTCATCTTTGCCTTGAACTCTTGCAGGATAATTTTTCAATATATCAAAATGGCTCAAACGTGTCATCATGTCCGCTAAACAGCTTTCATCTATCTGAAACTCTGAGATGTGATGCCCTATATATTCATTTTTTGTATAACCTAACACTTCAAGCTCACACTCATTGGCATAAACAATAATACCTTCTGGCGATACAGCATGAATACCAATCGATGAATTATAGATAAAGTCTTCTGGATTCTCTGTAAACATAAAATCACCTAACGCCTTACTCGCGTCAAAATAGATAGTTAAAAAATAGACGATAGACAACAGTAAACTATTTCTGCCAGCTTAAGTCACTCATAAAAAATAATTGGTCGCTAAACATTAATCGATAAACGCAGAAACACAACAAGTGCTCATTTTAACTTAGCCGCAAACTAATAAGTTTAAGAGTAGTTCAGCTCAAATAAATATCCAGAAAAGTATATATTCAGGAGAACACTAAAATAACAATACTTTGGCTTTCAAAATGCGCAAAAAACGCTTTAATAGCACACTATTTTTAAAAACAATTATAAGGAAACTAATTCTTTCTCTAACCATTGTTTAGCCGTTGGTGTGTCACTAAAAAATTTATTTTTAATGCCGGCCTTCTTATACACAGCCTCAAATTCAAGTTGAGTGGTTAATGCAAATGAACTATGTATCATATTAATGGCAATTGCCTTAGCGGTTCCGTGCTTCACTTTATACAAGTGATAATCTAAACCTTCCTGTGTTGCTAATGTCTCTCCTTTAAGTATCACGATGATCCCGTAATTTATATTGATAAAATTTTCTAGGACGACTTGTTGTAGATTAGCGTGCATTTGTTTGAAAAACTCGACATTCCATGGACCCTCTGCATCGATAATAATAATATTATTATCGAGTGTGAGTTGGCATTGGCCGTGCGAAGCAAATTTTTGAATCAATGAAATCTACCTATTTTATCTAATGTTAATTAATCGAGAAGCTCGGTTTTATAATCATTTATCATTAAGCATAATCTATAAAATTAATGTAATAAAGTTAATGTAATAAAGTATTGATTAGCTGTTATTACCCCATTGAAATCATCAGCTGTTTTTTTATAAAAAATTTAGTCTATTCAAATAGCTCAATTTAAAAATTAATACCAATAATAAGTGTTGCTTTACTATTTTAGCTTTATTGCCTTTAAGTCGAGGGTATTGGTAAATAACCTTGGGTTTTCAATCTTATCTAGCATCGAAAATTCGGGTAAACAATCGTCATCAACGTAGTCAGCAAAATCGCCAGCGGGATCAAAAACTAAAATATCTAATGCTAATCGATCAAGTCCATACAAACCACGGTGGATCATATCCGCCGAAAAAACTAATAAATCACCGGCCGCTAACTTTATTTCTTTACCGGTAGAAAGGTTTTCGCTGCTCACTCTGCCCTTTTCTTCTTGTCGAACATTAAATTCTTCTTCGTTGTCCCAGCGTTTATGTGTTCCTGGCACTAATTCCATACCGCGCTCATCAAATAATGGCACACGTAAGTGAACAACTTGTGTCTCTTGAATGGCTTTTTTCTGTTCTTCAACCTCGTGATCATATTGACAATCTCGATGCCAAAAATCTTTTTGTGCTGGATTAACCGGGTTAAAAAACAATTGAGTATTCATAAAGGCTGGTTTTGCCGCTATAACAGACTCGACAACAGCCATTATTTTTTTTGAACTAATAAAGTTGAAAAGCTTAACACGATCGTCAAATGCTAAGTACTGACTGCCGGTGATCAAAGAAGAGTTGAACGCTTCTTCTTGATAAAATTTTGCGTGATCTTTTTTCCAAAGATCGTGAAATTTCAATACCACTTGTCTTAGGGCTGAAATTTCAGTGTCATTAAAGTAATTTCTAATAA from Colwellia sp. PAMC 20917 includes these protein-coding regions:
- a CDS encoding PAS domain-containing protein: MFTENPEDFIYNSSIGIHAVSPEGIIVYANECELEVLGYTKNEYIGHHISEFQIDESCLADMMTRLSHFDILKNYPARVQGKDEIKYIIYNSSVYEEDGEFKHTRCYGTEVEKVIYDVFFKHFDF
- the dnaK gene encoding molecular chaperone DnaK, which gives rise to MSKIIGIDLGTTNSCVAVMEGGVAKIIENAEGSRTTPSIVAYANEETLAGQPAKRQAVTNSKNTLFAIKRLIGRKFDDKEVQKDIKLAPYKIVKADNGDAWVEVNGKKLSPQEVSAQILRKLKKDAEAYLGETVTEAVITVPAYFNDSQRQATKDAGKIAGLNVKRIINEPTAAALAYGVDKNNKADQKVVVYDLGGGTFDISIIEISNVDGEKQFEVLATNGDTFLGGEDFDLRLINYLADEFKKESGIDIHQDPLALQRIKEAAEKAKIELSSALQTDVNLPYVTADASGPKHLNVQITRAKLESLVDDLVKKTIAPCDQALKDAGLSKGDIDEIILVGGQSRMPKVQEAVKTFFGKEPRKDVNPDEAVAIGAAIQAGVLSGTVGDVLLLDVTPLSLGIETLGGVMTKLIDKNTTIPTRASETFSTAEDNQAAVTVHVLQGQREMATDNKSLGQFNLTDINPGPRGSVQVEVTFDIDADGILNVSAKDKATGKEQSIKITASSGLTEDEVNRMVDDAQKHATEDKQKRELVEQRNQADQLIHTVQTSMTSLSEDQQAELKTLIEQLKMAVNGNDKAAIEMRQKALQEAHSKIMQASQSQAEQPQGDAANDSAKNEDVIDADFEEVSNG
- a CDS encoding YkgJ family cysteine cluster protein, which produces MNIEVKNIPVPEVTCANCQACCCSLEVRIISDTGVPYRHIYIDDHGHESMLRLDDGLCSALNRDTLLCSIYENRPWVCREFEMGSYECIDERTEKLYTS
- a CDS encoding phytanoyl-CoA dioxygenase family protein, whose protein sequence is MLENQSQLQGHYDAQGYFVIRNYFNDTEISALRQVVLKFHDLWKKDHAKFYQEEAFNSSLITGSQYLAFDDRVKLFNFISSKKIMAVVESVIAAKPAFMNTQLFFNPVNPAQKDFWHRDCQYDHEVEEQKKAIQETQVVHLRVPLFDERGMELVPGTHKRWDNEEEFNVRQEEKGRVSSENLSTGKEIKLAAGDLLVFSADMIHRGLYGLDRLALDILVFDPAGDFADYVDDDCLPEFSMLDKIENPRLFTNTLDLKAIKLK